A single genomic interval of Penaeus monodon isolate SGIC_2016 chromosome 30, NSTDA_Pmon_1, whole genome shotgun sequence harbors:
- the LOC119592518 gene encoding glutamate receptor ionotropic, delta-2-like (The sequence of the model RefSeq protein was modified relative to this genomic sequence to represent the inferred CDS: added 20 bases not found in genome assembly) translates to MVLMAGSMGFGAFYDHLALRWSLPNAMNRHEGAVGSRTYYFRLDWILKVLLLESIDLLPTSLTGRVLLGTWMVASLILTSAYQSILTSLLAMPTVEVPVDSLQDLLDYGKIPWSVEHGTSIHQLLDEKSSDIYKKINSKVFYIKSTFDEKDRMKEKRFAILCDFFSMKMIMSDDYGQTGECNYYIAKEVIWSASMAFAFPKGSNLTKHFNKWVMAMKESGLVNRRLWAAARNASACLVPPGQEAGSKTSSVLSVRDLGGVFLVGAGGMVSSIVLFLMEKLVNCLRSDHVPRSERRRTWIQIDHRRFLLISS, encoded by the exons ATGGTGCTCATGGCGGGGAGTATGGGATTCGGTGCCTTCTACGACCACCTGGCGCTCAGATGGTCGTTGCCCAACGCCATGAATCGCCATGAGGGGGCCGTCGGGTCTCGGACCTATTACTTCCGCCTAGACTGGATCCTCAAAGTGCTGCTTCTGGAAT CCATCGATCTGCTACCGACGTCCCTCACAGGCCGGGTGTTGCTGGGCACGTGGATGGTGgcctccctcatcctcacctcGGCCTACCAGAGCATCCTGACTTCCCTCCTGGCGATGCCGACGGTGGAGGTGCCCGTGGATTCCCTGCAGGACCTCTTAGACTACGGCAAAATCCCTTGGTCGGTGGAGCATGGCACCTCGATCCACCAACTCCTCGAT GAAAAAAGTTCGGACATCTATAAGAAGATCAACAGCAAAGTTTTCTACATAAAAAGCACCTTTGACGAGAAAGACCGCATGAAGGAAAAACGCTTCGCTATTCTCTGCGATTTCTTCTCGATGAAAATG ATCATGAGCGACGACTACGGGCAGACGGGCGAGTGCAACTACTACATCGCCAAGGAGGTCATCTGGTCCGCCTCCATGGCCTTCGCCTTCCCCAAGGGCAGCAACCTCACCAAGCACTTTAACAAATG GGTAATGGCGATGAAGGAGTCTGGTCTGGTAAATCGGCGCCTCTGGGCGGCCGCCAGGAACGCGAGTGCCTGCTTGGTGCCCCCGGGACAGGAGGCGGGCTCGAAAACTTCCAGCGTTCTCTCCGTCCGCGATCTCGGCGGAGTGTTCCTCGTAGGGGCAGGAG GAATGGTCTCCAGTATAGTCTTGTTCCTGATGGAGAAGCTCGTGAATTGCCTGCGATCCGATCACGTTCCCCGCTCTGAGCGACGTCGGACTTGGATCCAGATCGATCATAGACGCT